Proteins found in one Aneurinibacillus uraniidurans genomic segment:
- the sigW gene encoding RNA polymerase sigma factor SigW, which translates to MDSTEQGMIKRAKQGDREAFAELVNLYKDRVYHVSYRMLGNRQEAEDVAQETFLRVYSNLENYDPQYKFSTWIYRIASNLSIDTIRKRKQSLSLDAEITGSEGMEWHERLADPSKSPEEEVLTDELQDEVQGAIMGLNPKYRAVMLLRYIEDLSLQEISNVVQLPISTIKTRIHRGREALRKKLRFM; encoded by the coding sequence TTGGACAGCACCGAGCAGGGGATGATTAAACGCGCAAAGCAGGGAGACAGGGAGGCATTTGCTGAACTTGTCAATCTTTACAAAGACAGGGTATACCATGTTTCGTATCGGATGCTGGGCAATCGACAGGAAGCGGAAGATGTAGCCCAGGAGACGTTTTTGCGTGTGTATTCCAATCTCGAAAATTATGACCCACAGTATAAATTCTCAACCTGGATTTATCGGATTGCTTCTAACCTAAGTATTGATACGATTCGTAAGCGGAAGCAAAGTCTGTCGCTAGACGCGGAAATTACCGGTTCCGAAGGCATGGAGTGGCATGAACGACTGGCCGACCCGAGCAAGAGCCCAGAAGAAGAAGTGCTTACCGACGAATTGCAGGACGAGGTACAGGGTGCCATTATGGGCCTAAATCCGAAATACCGAGCTGTTATGCTGTTGCGATACATTGAAGATTTGAGCTTGCAAGAGATTAGCAATGTGGTACAGCTGCCGATCTCGACGATTAAAACAAGAATTCATCGCGGTAGGGAAGCCTTGCGCAAAAAGCTTCGGTTCATGTAA
- a CDS encoding helix-turn-helix transcriptional regulator, whose amino-acid sequence MNKQTRYEALSAFLKSKRANINPQSVGLPMGSRRRTPGLRREEVAQIAGVSTTWYTWLEQGRDIKVSSSVLESIATALQLNNDERKYLFDLAIEVNPNVSKQVVQQIKIPPSLEKILSELKHCPTYITDRHFQIVGWNRAAAHVFLDFEQIPWEQRNLIRLVFTRKELRSLAVNWEHFVKGFLAIFRAYYGQYVGDEWYNQFLEEMTNLHPEFQSLWQESQVSIAPEVQIEFRHAKAGKMLFNLTSLQVQGDMDLRCSVYTPVEESSTELKLKRLMKKSED is encoded by the coding sequence TTGAATAAGCAAACCAGATATGAAGCACTATCTGCATTTTTAAAGTCAAAACGTGCGAACATTAACCCTCAATCTGTTGGATTGCCAATGGGGAGTAGGAGAAGAACTCCAGGCTTGCGAAGAGAGGAAGTAGCACAAATCGCAGGAGTCAGTACCACTTGGTATACTTGGTTAGAACAAGGACGAGACATTAAAGTTTCTTCGTCCGTGTTAGAATCCATTGCAACAGCCCTACAGTTAAATAATGATGAAAGGAAGTACCTATTTGACTTAGCGATAGAAGTAAATCCAAACGTCTCCAAACAGGTAGTTCAACAAATAAAAATCCCTCCTTCTTTAGAGAAAATACTATCCGAACTGAAACATTGTCCTACCTATATTACAGATCGACATTTTCAAATTGTCGGTTGGAACCGTGCAGCAGCCCATGTTTTTTTGGATTTTGAACAAATTCCTTGGGAGCAACGTAACTTGATTCGCTTAGTATTTACAAGAAAAGAGTTAAGGTCACTAGCTGTTAATTGGGAGCATTTTGTAAAAGGGTTTCTTGCTATTTTTCGTGCTTACTACGGTCAATATGTGGGTGATGAATGGTACAACCAATTCCTTGAAGAAATGACCAATCTTCACCCAGAGTTTCAATCTCTCTGGCAAGAAAGTCAAGTAAGTATTGCCCCAGAGGTTCAGATCGAATTTAGACATGCTAAAGCAGGAAAAATGCTTTTTAACCTAACATCCCTACAGGTACAAGGTGATATGGATTTACGGTGCAGTGTGTATACCCCGGTAGAGGAATCCTCTACTGAACTGAAACTAAAACGATTGATGAAAAAAAGCGAAGACTAG
- the glmS gene encoding glutamine--fructose-6-phosphate transaminase (isomerizing): protein MCGIVGYVGSQDTKEILLRGLEKLEYRGYDSAGIAVVNDEGVQVFKEKGRIAALREIVDEQAKATVGIGHTRWATHGIPNRVNAHPHQSRSARFTLVHNGVIENYEQVKRSLLSGLSFVSDTDTEVIVQLIEKFVETGLPVEEAFRKTLQELKGSYALALIDQENPHVIYVAKNKSPLLVGLGSDCNVVASDAMAMLQVTDQFLELMDQEMVILTKDSVTIKDLEGNVITRKPFTAEIDASDIEKGTYPHYMLKEIDEQPFVIRNIIQKYQQENGDLKLADDIRRAMKETDRIYIVACGTSYHAGLVGKQFIEKMAGIPVEVHIASEFGYNMPLLSAKPLFIFISQSGETADSRAVLVKVKEMGHKALTLTNVPGSTLSREADYTLALYAGPEIAVASTKAYIAQIAVLAILAADTAKAKGLDIGFDLMQEMGIVASAIETLCDSKDEMKKIADEFLGTHRNAFFLGRGVDYYVCLEGALKLKEISYIQAEGFAGGELKHGPIALIETDTPVVALATQKSVSLNIRGNVKEVVARGANPCLISMAGIEEEGDRFVLPAVHEMLTPLVSVIPLQLISYYAALHRGCDVDKPRNLAKSVTVE, encoded by the coding sequence ATGTGTGGAATCGTAGGATATGTTGGCAGTCAAGATACGAAAGAAATTTTGCTACGAGGCTTAGAAAAGCTCGAATATCGTGGCTATGATTCAGCCGGGATCGCGGTTGTCAACGATGAGGGTGTGCAAGTATTTAAAGAAAAAGGACGCATCGCAGCACTTCGTGAGATCGTAGATGAACAGGCAAAAGCAACAGTGGGGATCGGTCATACACGCTGGGCGACACATGGTATTCCAAACCGTGTGAATGCACACCCACACCAGAGCCGTTCAGCACGTTTTACTCTTGTGCATAATGGTGTGATTGAAAACTATGAACAAGTAAAACGCAGTTTGTTATCGGGCCTTTCTTTCGTAAGTGATACAGATACAGAAGTAATTGTACAGCTTATCGAGAAGTTCGTAGAGACAGGTCTACCTGTAGAAGAGGCTTTCCGCAAAACACTGCAAGAGCTGAAAGGTTCGTATGCGCTGGCATTGATTGATCAGGAGAACCCGCATGTCATCTATGTAGCGAAAAACAAAAGTCCACTTCTAGTTGGGCTTGGCTCAGATTGTAACGTAGTCGCAAGTGACGCGATGGCAATGCTACAAGTCACAGACCAATTCCTTGAACTGATGGATCAAGAAATGGTCATTCTCACAAAAGACAGTGTAACGATTAAAGACCTGGAAGGGAATGTGATTACCCGCAAGCCATTTACGGCTGAAATCGATGCAAGCGACATCGAAAAGGGTACATACCCACACTATATGCTTAAAGAAATCGACGAGCAGCCGTTCGTCATTCGTAATATCATTCAGAAGTATCAACAAGAAAATGGCGACCTGAAGCTTGCTGACGATATTCGTCGTGCGATGAAAGAAACAGATCGTATTTATATTGTAGCCTGTGGAACAAGTTATCATGCAGGGCTTGTAGGGAAGCAGTTCATCGAGAAAATGGCTGGGATTCCGGTAGAAGTACACATTGCGAGCGAGTTCGGCTACAATATGCCGCTTCTCAGTGCAAAGCCGCTGTTTATCTTTATCTCGCAGAGCGGTGAGACTGCTGACAGCCGCGCTGTGCTTGTAAAAGTGAAAGAGATGGGACATAAAGCTCTGACACTGACGAATGTTCCAGGCTCTACCCTGTCGCGTGAAGCGGATTACACGCTGGCGCTGTATGCAGGCCCAGAGATCGCGGTTGCATCAACGAAAGCATACATCGCACAGATTGCGGTGCTGGCGATTCTCGCAGCGGATACAGCCAAAGCAAAAGGGCTTGATATTGGCTTTGATCTGATGCAGGAAATGGGCATCGTAGCGAGTGCGATTGAGACGTTGTGTGATAGCAAGGATGAGATGAAGAAGATCGCAGATGAGTTCCTAGGCACGCATCGTAATGCATTCTTCCTTGGTCGAGGCGTAGACTATTATGTATGCCTAGAAGGCGCGCTGAAGCTGAAAGAGATCTCTTACATTCAGGCGGAAGGGTTCGCAGGTGGCGAGCTGAAGCACGGCCCGATCGCGTTGATTGAGACGGATACGCCGGTTGTGGCGCTTGCGACTCAGAAAAGTGTGAGCTTGAATATTCGCGGCAATGTGAAGGAAGTAGTGGCACGCGGTGCGAATCCGTGCTTGATTAGTATGGCAGGTATAGAGGAGGAAGGCGACCGTTTCGTGCTTCCGGCTGTTCATGAGATGCTGACGCCGCTTGTATCGGTTATTCCATTGCAGTTGATTTCGTATTATGCAGCGCTGCACCGTGGTTGTGACGTTGATAAGCCGCGCAATTTGGCCAAATCAGTTACAGTTGAGTAG
- the cdaA gene encoding diadenylate cyclase CdaA has translation MEGFTGNILGYITNAIDVLIVSYIIYKLVLLLRGTRALQLFKGILVVIILLVASSFLHLRTLNWLMNQALTYGMFSILVIFQPELRRALEQIGRGSIFTRSSNLEDKAAIDTIEGIVKSVFYMAKRRIGALIVIERETGLSDYIETGISLTAQSSSELLINIFIPNTPLHDGAVIMRKDMVMAAGCYLPLSENPTISKELGTRHRAAIGLSEVSDGLALVVSEETGQVSIACNGELTRDYTPETLTEYLVERLVKPARPSSSLWQRKVKSNG, from the coding sequence GTGGAAGGGTTTACCGGGAATATTCTTGGCTACATCACGAATGCAATTGATGTTCTGATCGTTTCTTATATTATATATAAGCTTGTTCTGCTCCTTCGGGGTACACGGGCCCTGCAATTGTTCAAGGGAATACTGGTTGTTATTATTCTCTTGGTGGCTAGTTCCTTTTTACATCTGCGAACGCTAAACTGGCTGATGAATCAGGCTCTTACGTATGGAATGTTTTCCATCCTGGTCATCTTTCAGCCGGAGTTGCGCCGGGCACTTGAACAGATTGGCCGCGGGTCTATTTTTACTCGTAGTTCCAATCTCGAAGACAAAGCAGCCATTGATACGATTGAAGGAATCGTTAAGTCGGTGTTCTATATGGCGAAACGCCGGATTGGAGCCCTTATTGTTATTGAACGTGAGACGGGACTGTCAGATTATATTGAAACAGGCATTAGCCTTACTGCACAGAGCAGTTCCGAGCTTCTCATTAACATTTTCATTCCAAACACGCCGCTTCATGATGGAGCGGTTATCATGCGTAAGGATATGGTTATGGCAGCTGGCTGTTATTTGCCTCTGTCAGAGAATCCGACCATCTCCAAAGAGCTTGGAACAAGACATCGTGCCGCCATTGGACTTAGTGAGGTCTCAGATGGACTAGCGCTTGTCGTATCCGAAGAGACCGGCCAGGTGTCGATTGCTTGCAATGGCGAATTGACACGTGATTACACGCCAGAGACGCTGACTGAATATCTGGTTGAGCGCCTGGTCAAACCGGCGAGGCCGTCATCGTCCCTCTGGCAGCGGAAGGTGAAAAGCAATGGATAG
- the rocF gene encoding arginase encodes MRNHNISLIGVPMDLGADRRGVDMGPSAIRYAGIESRLEMLGYVVHDEGDIIVQRQKQQATPGTHLKYVDEIARVNQQLCETVSTQIEKGYFPLVIGGDHSIAIGTIAGVLQHRPNTGVIWFDAHGDMNTASTSPSGNIHGMSLAVSLGHGHERLTEIGGSERKLMPENVVLIGARALDPGEKRFIQEQGIRVFTMHEIDRLGMGRVMEEALQIVTTGTDGVHLSLDLDGLDPHDCPGVGTPVIGGITYRESHLAMEMLAEANVLTSAEFVEVNPILDRMNQTARVAVGLMGSVFGEKLL; translated from the coding sequence ATGCGTAATCACAACATTTCGTTGATCGGAGTTCCGATGGATCTTGGCGCAGATCGTAGGGGAGTCGATATGGGACCAAGTGCGATCCGTTATGCAGGTATTGAGTCTCGTTTAGAGATGCTTGGCTATGTGGTTCATGATGAAGGGGATATCATTGTGCAGCGGCAAAAGCAGCAGGCTACACCTGGAACACACCTGAAATACGTTGACGAAATTGCGCGTGTGAATCAGCAATTATGCGAGACTGTATCCACGCAGATAGAAAAAGGATATTTTCCACTTGTTATCGGAGGGGATCATAGCATTGCGATTGGAACGATTGCAGGTGTATTGCAGCATCGTCCAAATACGGGAGTGATCTGGTTCGATGCGCATGGCGATATGAATACAGCCAGTACGTCACCCTCAGGTAATATTCATGGCATGTCGCTAGCTGTAAGTCTTGGACATGGACATGAGAGGCTGACGGAAATTGGTGGAAGCGAACGGAAACTGATGCCAGAAAATGTCGTACTAATTGGAGCTCGTGCGCTTGATCCGGGAGAGAAACGATTCATTCAGGAACAGGGAATTCGAGTATTCACCATGCATGAGATTGATCGATTGGGAATGGGGCGTGTTATGGAAGAAGCGCTCCAAATCGTAACTACCGGAACAGATGGCGTTCATCTTAGCTTGGACCTTGACGGGCTTGACCCGCATGATTGTCCAGGAGTGGGGACTCCTGTTATTGGAGGGATTACGTATCGAGAAAGTCACCTTGCTATGGAAATGCTGGCAGAAGCAAATGTACTTACCAGTGCTGAATTTGTGGAAGTAAATCCGATTCTTGACCGGATGAACCAAACAGCGCGTGTGGCGGTTGGACTTATGGGTTCCGTATTTGGGGAGAAGCTACTATAA
- the glmM gene encoding phosphoglucosamine mutase: protein MGKYFGTDGVRGIANQQLTPELAFKLGRFGGYVVTQNSKNERPKVVVGRDTRISGPMLERALIAGLQSIGAEVMRLGVISTPGVAYLTRTLEADAGIMISASHNPVQDNGIKFFGGDGFKLLDEKEAEIERLLDAEIDELPRPIGGDIGTVLNYKEGAQKYLQFLKSTVTHRFDGLKIVVDCANGAASALAAQLFADMEADVVTIACNPDGLNINENCGSTHPEVLQQTVVEQGAILGLAFDGDADRLIAVDEKGQLVDGDFIMAICGMAWKRRGKLKNDTVVSTVMSNIGFYKALEAAGIETRQTAVGDRYVMEEMRRGGYNLGGEQSGHIIFLDYNTTGDGLLSGLQLLDVVAELKKPLSEIAAETMRQFPQILINVRVADKSKLTGNIEIQTAVQSIEEKLGTNGRVLVRPSGTEPIVRVMAEGPDEVELKQYVDHIVSVVEKELS from the coding sequence ATGGGTAAGTATTTCGGAACAGATGGTGTACGCGGGATCGCCAATCAACAATTGACCCCGGAACTGGCATTTAAATTAGGTCGCTTCGGTGGATATGTTGTCACACAGAATAGCAAGAACGAGCGTCCAAAAGTAGTTGTAGGACGGGATACACGTATCTCCGGCCCGATGCTGGAGCGTGCGTTGATCGCAGGCCTGCAATCGATTGGCGCAGAAGTTATGCGTTTAGGCGTAATCTCTACACCTGGTGTCGCTTATTTAACGCGTACATTGGAAGCTGATGCAGGCATTATGATTTCTGCATCACACAACCCGGTGCAGGATAACGGCATTAAGTTTTTCGGTGGCGATGGGTTCAAGTTGCTTGATGAGAAGGAAGCTGAGATCGAACGTCTGCTTGACGCTGAGATCGACGAGCTGCCACGTCCGATTGGCGGTGACATCGGCACGGTTCTCAATTATAAAGAAGGAGCCCAGAAATACTTGCAGTTCCTTAAAAGTACCGTCACTCATCGCTTTGATGGTCTGAAAATCGTGGTAGACTGCGCGAATGGTGCAGCATCTGCACTGGCTGCCCAATTGTTTGCTGATATGGAAGCGGATGTCGTAACGATTGCTTGCAACCCGGACGGATTGAACATTAATGAAAATTGTGGATCGACTCACCCGGAAGTCCTGCAACAAACAGTTGTGGAACAGGGGGCTATTCTTGGCCTGGCGTTTGACGGGGATGCGGACCGTCTGATTGCGGTAGATGAGAAAGGTCAACTCGTAGATGGTGATTTCATTATGGCAATCTGCGGGATGGCCTGGAAGCGCCGTGGCAAATTGAAAAACGATACGGTAGTCTCCACTGTAATGAGCAATATCGGATTCTACAAAGCACTTGAAGCAGCAGGCATTGAAACGCGTCAGACTGCTGTTGGCGATCGCTATGTGATGGAAGAGATGCGCCGTGGCGGCTATAACCTTGGTGGGGAACAGTCCGGTCATATTATTTTCCTCGATTACAATACGACAGGCGATGGTCTGCTGAGTGGGCTACAACTGCTTGATGTTGTGGCAGAATTGAAAAAGCCGCTGTCTGAAATTGCGGCAGAAACGATGCGTCAGTTCCCACAGATTCTGATCAATGTGCGGGTAGCGGATAAATCCAAACTCACAGGTAATATCGAGATTCAAACAGCTGTACAATCGATTGAAGAGAAGCTCGGAACGAACGGACGTGTGCTCGTTCGTCCGTCTGGAACCGAACCGATCGTTCGCGTGATGGCGGAAGGTCCTGATGAAGTGGAGCTTAAACAGTACGTTGATCATATCGTGAGTGTAGTGGAAAAAGAACTCTCATAA
- a CDS encoding CdaR family protein, with translation MDRWLSNNSFVKVMSLVMAILLWMIVTNSSTSSTGAVVGQPQVTSQVTSVKLGARYDDRKFIVHIPDTVQVELKGNRDILALASLLSKNKFDFYVDLSKYESGRYDVPVQYEGLPPGLDVVVTPSVVNVTIERIQKVQKDVRVVVVGQSPDVAKVGNVIVNPRTVTVSVPESQVKNIGLVQAVVNIEDATETVNSSVPVRVLDRRGQPIESAKTSPSSVDVQVPLTIQPSKKVPLKVSFTGKPADGYGVTGLDVRPSEITVYGTQEMLNALSAYPVPAVNVDGLTESKTIQVPLPLLKGVTRVDSPSVTVAVTITAGKESMKQEEPSATTPASEQRVSKSLEIPVFIKGVADGQTSEIVKPESGRINCNVVGTKEAIAQVDQSKLSASVDMSNKPPGEYTAPVQVNLPSGVSLASDTTDLQATVVIHDRAAKS, from the coding sequence ATGGATAGATGGTTGAGTAACAACTCATTTGTCAAAGTCATGTCGCTTGTGATGGCCATTCTACTCTGGATGATCGTGACAAACAGTTCCACATCATCGACTGGAGCTGTAGTGGGGCAGCCTCAGGTCACCTCGCAAGTCACATCCGTCAAGCTTGGGGCGCGTTACGATGATCGTAAATTCATTGTTCACATTCCAGATACGGTCCAGGTAGAGCTAAAGGGAAATCGTGATATTCTAGCCTTAGCTTCCTTGCTTTCTAAGAACAAATTTGACTTCTATGTTGATCTGAGTAAGTATGAGAGTGGTCGTTATGACGTTCCGGTTCAGTATGAAGGACTTCCGCCTGGCCTTGACGTTGTGGTAACGCCGAGCGTCGTCAACGTTACGATTGAGCGAATCCAAAAAGTTCAAAAAGATGTACGTGTAGTGGTTGTGGGACAATCACCTGACGTGGCTAAAGTAGGAAACGTAATTGTGAATCCACGTACTGTAACGGTATCTGTGCCGGAAAGCCAAGTGAAAAACATTGGACTTGTACAAGCTGTAGTGAATATAGAGGATGCAACGGAAACCGTGAACTCTTCCGTGCCGGTCCGTGTTCTTGATCGGCGTGGACAGCCAATCGAGTCAGCGAAAACTTCGCCATCGTCGGTAGATGTACAAGTTCCCCTTACCATACAGCCATCCAAGAAAGTACCGCTTAAGGTGAGCTTTACAGGAAAACCAGCAGATGGCTATGGGGTAACAGGGCTTGATGTGCGTCCGAGTGAAATAACGGTCTACGGTACGCAAGAAATGCTGAATGCTCTGTCTGCCTATCCAGTTCCGGCTGTGAATGTGGATGGACTAACGGAATCCAAAACGATTCAAGTACCGCTTCCCCTTCTAAAAGGCGTCACGCGTGTTGATAGCCCGAGTGTGACCGTAGCGGTGACAATTACAGCAGGGAAAGAAAGTATGAAGCAGGAGGAGCCATCAGCAACAACACCGGCTTCTGAACAACGCGTAAGTAAGTCACTAGAAATTCCGGTATTTATAAAAGGTGTGGCAGATGGCCAAACATCTGAGATTGTGAAGCCAGAATCAGGTCGCATCAACTGTAACGTGGTCGGGACAAAAGAAGCCATTGCGCAAGTAGATCAATCCAAGTTGTCTGCTTCTGTCGATATGAGCAATAAACCACCGGGCGAATATACCGCTCCGGTACAGGTTAATCTTCCGTCTGGCGTGTCACTAGCAAGTGATACGACTGATCTGCAGGCAACGGTCGTCATTCATGACCGGGCTGCGAAGTCGTGA
- the fabF gene encoding beta-ketoacyl-ACP synthase II, which translates to MEKVVITGMGVVSPLGNDVEKFWRNLVEGKSGISSIDTFDVSNHKTKIAGIVKDFNADELLGRKDAKRLDRFCQFALVAAEQAWADANLNIHDIDPERFGVYVGSGIGGIETLIQNVDIFREKGPGRVSPALVPAMISNAASAQISIKWGAMGPTMSPVSACAIGNTAIGEALKVIRHGGADIIFAGGTEAAVTDLSLASFGNATALSTRNDDPTKASRPFDANRDGFVMSEGAGILILESLSHAKRRNAHIYAEVIGYGASSDAHHMVATHPEGKGAYLAMKMALKDANISTEQINIISAHATSTAVGDISETMAIKKLFGTQAYQIPITANKSVTGHMLGASGGAEAIALAKVLQEGIIPPTVNQEQRDPLCDLDYVPNVARKADLKIGLSNSFGFGGHNAVIVLKKYE; encoded by the coding sequence TTGGAAAAAGTGGTAATCACGGGAATGGGAGTAGTCTCACCGCTAGGAAATGATGTGGAAAAGTTTTGGAGAAATCTAGTTGAAGGTAAGTCGGGTATTTCTTCCATTGATACATTTGATGTAAGTAATCATAAGACCAAAATTGCAGGAATTGTGAAAGATTTTAATGCTGACGAACTTCTAGGACGTAAGGATGCCAAGCGTTTAGATAGATTTTGTCAATTCGCTTTAGTTGCTGCTGAACAAGCATGGGCAGATGCTAATCTAAATATTCATGATATCGACCCGGAACGTTTTGGAGTCTATGTTGGCTCAGGTATAGGCGGAATAGAGACTTTAATTCAAAACGTTGATATTTTTCGAGAGAAGGGACCGGGCAGGGTTAGTCCAGCTCTCGTACCCGCAATGATTTCAAATGCGGCTTCAGCACAAATCAGTATTAAATGGGGTGCAATGGGGCCTACGATGTCACCTGTTTCTGCTTGCGCTATTGGAAATACAGCCATTGGTGAGGCGTTAAAAGTGATTCGTCATGGAGGGGCTGATATCATTTTTGCAGGTGGGACGGAAGCAGCTGTAACCGACTTGTCTTTAGCTAGCTTTGGTAATGCGACCGCTTTATCTACAAGGAACGATGACCCTACAAAAGCAAGTCGTCCATTTGATGCCAATCGAGATGGATTCGTTATGTCAGAAGGAGCAGGTATTTTAATTCTTGAATCACTATCCCACGCAAAACGCAGAAATGCACATATTTATGCGGAGGTTATAGGATACGGTGCGAGTTCAGATGCCCATCACATGGTAGCTACACATCCAGAAGGAAAGGGAGCCTATCTTGCTATGAAAATGGCTTTAAAGGATGCCAATATTTCTACGGAGCAAATCAATATTATTAGCGCTCATGCAACGAGTACAGCAGTAGGGGATATATCTGAGACAATGGCTATAAAAAAACTGTTTGGAACACAAGCATACCAGATTCCAATAACAGCTAATAAGTCTGTGACAGGGCATATGTTAGGAGCGTCAGGGGGAGCGGAAGCCATTGCATTAGCCAAAGTTCTTCAAGAAGGTATTATTCCTCCAACCGTTAATCAAGAACAACGTGACCCATTATGTGATTTAG
- a CDS encoding anti-sigma factor family protein, which produces MDCRHFVRLMHQYLDCDATKEEEMQLRAHLASCPACKQHFQELKRTLVFVQGLCHTRAPEGFTERVMAALPQERRKTRLLQQFKRHPLLVAASLFIVLMAGSTMSAWTQGVGRFEMSAAQAQNLQVDESKHTVIVPAGKTVEGDIVVRNGNIRVDGEVKGNVVAIDGQVYMASTSHISGEVEEIHQVLEWVWYSIKKVFNSLVTR; this is translated from the coding sequence ATGGACTGCCGTCATTTTGTGCGCCTTATGCATCAGTATCTCGACTGCGATGCGACCAAAGAAGAAGAGATGCAGCTGCGTGCCCACCTTGCTTCCTGCCCGGCGTGCAAGCAGCACTTTCAAGAATTGAAACGGACACTTGTATTTGTCCAGGGCCTATGTCATACAAGAGCGCCGGAAGGATTTACAGAACGAGTCATGGCGGCCCTTCCGCAGGAGCGGCGCAAAACCCGTCTCCTTCAACAGTTTAAGCGTCATCCGCTCCTGGTTGCTGCTTCCCTTTTTATCGTTTTGATGGCGGGGAGTACGATGTCGGCGTGGACACAGGGAGTCGGACGCTTTGAGATGTCGGCCGCACAGGCCCAGAATCTTCAGGTGGATGAATCCAAGCACACGGTTATTGTACCTGCAGGCAAAACGGTAGAGGGAGATATCGTTGTCCGAAATGGAAACATTCGCGTAGATGGCGAAGTAAAGGGCAATGTAGTGGCGATTGATGGGCAAGTGTATATGGCTTCCACTTCTCATATCTCAGGCGAGGTAGAGGAGATCCATCAAGTACTAGAATGGGTATGGTATAGTATAAAAAAGGTTTTCAATTCCCTTGTAACCCGCTAA